In Hemicordylus capensis ecotype Gifberg chromosome 3, rHemCap1.1.pri, whole genome shotgun sequence, one DNA window encodes the following:
- the ADRA2A gene encoding alpha-2A adrenergic receptor: MINPEGPFTERGELFFSQAHPHPQPLEEGSYPLHMDGNGSRNGSDSGHREGLPYPLHTTLALISLATLLMLFTIFGNVLVIIAVFTSRALKAPQNLFLVSLASADILVATLVIPFSLANEVMGHWYFGRVWCEIYVALDVLFCTSSIVHLCAISLDRYWSITQAIEYNLKRTPRRIKSIIVLVWVISAVISFPPLISIVKHGEPESDQEAPTCSINNETWYIISSSIGSFFAPCLIMILVYVRIYQIAKRRTRVPPGKRAETTEKKQNGLTDKEDVPAMTKLNGEKAAGAGGSQEREEVNGIDLEDTSSSEHNENHQSKKQEKQQRGKGKTKLSQIKPGDTLPSSRVEEERNTKASRWRGRQNREKRFTFVLAVVIGVFVVCWFPFFFTYTLTAVCKSCWVPDTLFKFFFWFGYCNSSLNPVIYTIFNHDFRRAFKKILCRIERKRIV, encoded by the coding sequence ATGATTAACCCGGAAGGCCCATTCACGGAGAGGGGGGAACTCTTCTTTTCTCAGGCACACCCACACCCTCAGCCCTTGGAGGAAGGCAGCTACCCGTTGCACATGGATGGCAATGGGAGTCGGAATGGAAGTGATTCTGGGCATAGAGAGGGCCTCCCCTATCCCTTACACACCACCTTGGCCCTCATCTCTCTGGCCACGCTGCTCATGCTCTTCACCATCTTTGGCAACGTCTTGGTCATAATTGCCGTCTTCACCAGCCGAGCACTCAAGGCTCCTCAGAACCTCTTTCTCGTCTCCTTAGCCTCGGCGGACATCCTGGTGGCCACACTGGTCATCCCTTTCTCTCTGGCCAATGAGGTGATGGGCCACTGGTACTTTGGCCGAGTGTGGTGTGAGATCTACGTGGCCTTGGATGTGCTGTTCTGCACCTCTTCCATTGTACATCTCTGTGCCATCAGCCTAGACCGCTACTGGTCAATCACTCAGGCCATTGAGTACAACCTCAAGCGCACGCCGCGTCGCATCAAGAGCATCATTGTCCTTGTCTGGGTCATCTCGGCTGTCATCTCTTTCCCACCACTCATCTCCATTGTGAAGCATGGTGAACCTGAGAGTGATCAAGAAGCCCCCACCTGCAGTATCAACAATGAGACATGGTACATCATCTCCTCCAGCATTGGCTCGTTTTTCGCTCCCTGCCTGATCATGATCCTGGTCTATGTCCGAATCTATCAGATTGCAAAGAGGAGGACTCGTGTCCCTCCTGGCAAAAGAGCAGAAactacagagaaaaaacaaaatgggCTGACAGACAAGGAGGATGTCCCTGCAATGACCAAACTTAATGGAGAGaaggcagcaggggcaggagggagccaGGAAAGGGAAGAAGTCAATGGCATAGACCTGGAGGACACCTCCTCCTCAGAACACAATGAGAACCACCAGTCCAAAAAGCAGGAGAAGCAACAAAGGGGCAAAGGGAAAACCAAACTAAGCCAGATTAAGCCTGGGGACACTTTGCCTAGTAGTAGAGTAGAGGAGGAGAGGAATACCAAAGCTTCCCGGTGGCGGGGCAGGCAGAACCGAGAGAAACGCTTCACCTTTGTGCTTGCAGTAGTGATTGGGGTTTTTGTGGTCTGCTGGTTTCCTTTCTTCTTCACCTACACATTGACTGCTGTTTGCAAAAGCTGCTGGGTGCCTGATACCCTCTTCAAGTTCTTCTTCTGGTTTGGTTATTGCAACAGTTCCCTTAACCCTGTCATCTACACCATCTTCAACCATGACTTTAGgagggcctttaaaaaaattctctgcAGAATAGAGAGGAAAAGGATTGTGTGA